The following proteins are co-located in the Hevea brasiliensis isolate MT/VB/25A 57/8 chromosome 11, ASM3005281v1, whole genome shotgun sequence genome:
- the LOC110645728 gene encoding uncharacterized protein LOC110645728 yields MEFDPSEEGSYRPVQEEEIGSHMPIHSQGRDRREESSRGTAGRTQQAFLEQMTQMLCEFTGAIPQPTQRSPLKKLKKYGVVDFMGKKEDDPSATEHWLERIERVLRHLHCTPDQQLECALSLLQEEAYQWWDTVSRMRKLTVFEYEREFVRLGKYAREVMPTEAERCCRFEDRLNDNIRIIVTAHGYTDFSWLVAASLNVERVWNEEQSRRDRQRKRSSGQGQFSTPVSEGKRPKVSQGQSQRQGFQFTQRGGHSRASVESSLGTVVGGSASIPLYTHCERRHRGECRLLTGGCFQCGATDHFLRDCPHRSVSTAPPSTERFAPTIQWGR; encoded by the exons ATGGAGTTCGATCCTTCAGAGGAAGGGTCTTACAGACCAGTGCAGGAGGAGGAGATTGGTAGCCACATGCCTATCCATAGCCAGGGGCGAGATAGGAGAGAGGAGTCATCCCGGGGTACAGCGGGTAGAACGCAGCAGGCGTTTTTGGAGCAAATGACTCAGATGCTCTGCGAGTTTACCGGAGCTATCCCACAGCCTACACAACGGTCCCCACTAAAGAAGTTAAAAAAGTATGGGGTCGTTGACTTTATGGGTAAGAAGGAAGATGACCCATCTGCTACAGAGCATTGGCTAGAGCGGATTGAGAGAGTGCTGAGGCATTTACATTGCACACCAGACCAGCAACTAGAGTGCGCTCTGTCGTTACTACAGGAGGAagcctaccagtggtgggatacagtatctAGAATG AGAAAGTTAACGGTCTttgagtatgagagagagtttgTGAGGCTGGGTAAATATGCACGGGAGGTaatgcctacagaggcagagaggtgctgtAGGTTTGAGGATAGACTGAACGATAATATCAGAATTATAGTGACGGCACATGGGTATACGGATTTCTCCTGGCTAGTGGCTGCATCACTTAATGTAGAGAGAGTATGGAATGAGGAGCAGTCTAGGAGAGATAGACAACGAAAGAGGAGTTCTGGACAAGGTCAGTTCAGTACACCAGTTTCTGAGGGTAAGAGGCCCAAGGTTTCCCAGGGCCAGAGCCAGAGACAGGGGTTTCAGTTTACTCAGAGAGGAGGACATTCCAGAGCGTCAGTGGAGAGTTCTCTTGGCACAGTGGTAGGGGGATCTGCCTCCATACCATTATACACCCACTGTGAGAGGAGGCACCGAGGAGAGTGTCGATTATTGACTGGGGGATGTTTTCAGTGTGGAGCTACAGACCATTTTCTACGAGATTGTCCCCATAGGAGTGTTTCTACTGCCCCACCATCGACTGAGAGATTTGCCCCTACAATTCAGTGGGGCAGATGA